A part of Gramella sp. MAR_2010_147 genomic DNA contains:
- a CDS encoding TolC family protein — translation MEKLIVIILFLGVGGVKAQQLESYQNLALENNPQLQSLQQNVAIAEERINEMNSIPDTEFGAGYFVSEPETRTGAQRIRVSVRQMIPWFGTIQSRMDYAGSLVSVEEVELEIARRQLKLEVSQLYFDIYEIEEKIEVLQQNIDLLEVYRTMALNSVETGKASAVEVLRLKMRQNDLLEKKENFQLQKEALQTQFNNLLNAESNPEIVVQDTLIIPLKESENMKLELHPELQRYDKFAESVRNSELVNQQEAAPKLGLGLDYISVQERTDMNIPDNGKDIIMPMLSVSLPIFNKKYRSVTRQNELRQDQIFSDRNSTLNELESKLRLALNERAAARIKFEVQADNLSQAQDAEELLLKQYETGTIDFDDVLDIQEIQLQIQLNLVEAVSTWFKSDAMVDYFTINN, via the coding sequence ATGGAGAAACTAATTGTAATAATACTTTTTCTGGGAGTGGGAGGAGTAAAGGCTCAGCAACTGGAAAGCTACCAGAATCTGGCGTTAGAAAACAATCCTCAGCTTCAATCTTTACAACAAAATGTGGCGATCGCAGAAGAGAGGATCAATGAAATGAATTCAATTCCCGATACCGAATTTGGTGCAGGGTATTTTGTAAGTGAGCCTGAAACCAGAACGGGAGCGCAAAGAATAAGGGTTTCCGTAAGGCAAATGATTCCCTGGTTTGGAACCATCCAGTCCAGAATGGATTATGCAGGTTCTTTGGTAAGCGTAGAAGAAGTAGAGCTGGAAATAGCAAGAAGACAGTTAAAATTAGAGGTTTCCCAGCTGTATTTTGATATTTATGAAATTGAGGAGAAAATAGAAGTGTTGCAGCAAAATATAGATCTTCTAGAAGTATATAGAACAATGGCGTTAAATTCTGTTGAAACAGGAAAAGCTTCAGCTGTAGAAGTACTCAGACTCAAAATGAGGCAAAATGACCTGCTTGAGAAAAAAGAGAATTTTCAACTACAGAAAGAAGCTTTACAAACGCAGTTCAATAATTTATTGAATGCTGAAAGCAATCCAGAGATCGTAGTTCAGGATACTTTAATAATTCCATTGAAAGAGTCTGAAAATATGAAACTGGAATTACATCCCGAGTTACAGCGTTACGACAAATTTGCTGAAAGTGTTCGAAATTCTGAACTGGTAAATCAGCAGGAGGCGGCTCCAAAATTGGGTTTAGGTCTTGATTATATAAGTGTTCAGGAACGAACAGATATGAATATTCCTGATAATGGAAAGGATATCATTATGCCGATGCTTTCTGTTTCCCTGCCGATCTTTAATAAAAAATATCGTTCGGTTACCAGGCAAAATGAACTACGGCAGGATCAAATTTTTTCTGATAGAAATTCAACCCTGAACGAACTCGAAAGCAAATTGAGATTGGCTTTGAATGAACGTGCTGCGGCCAGGATAAAATTTGAGGTACAGGCAGATAATCTTTCCCAGGCTCAAGATGCTGAGGAATTATTACTGAAACAATATGAAACCGGGACGATAGATTTTGATGACGTTCTGGATATTCAGGAAATACAATTACAAATACAACTAAATTTAGTAGAAGCGGTAAGCACCTGGTTTAAAAGTGATGCCATGGTAGATTATTTTACTATTAATAATTAA
- a CDS encoding DUF305 domain-containing protein, whose product MNQSSENNEQMNGNNYSRFFAMLGLSFIAMYITMYLNTYEIDHVYFSLTRFYMTCLGIAAMAIIMLSLMLNMYKSRKKNIAIYTGSLILFLGALGLVRSQKPVVDDVLYMEAMIPHHSIAILTSKRADIDDPEVRKLADDIIKAQEKEIAEMKRMIKRLQEK is encoded by the coding sequence ATGAATCAAAGTTCTGAAAACAACGAGCAAATGAATGGTAATAATTATAGTAGATTCTTCGCCATGTTGGGATTATCTTTTATAGCGATGTATATCACTATGTATCTGAATACTTATGAAATTGATCATGTATATTTCAGTTTAACCAGGTTCTACATGACTTGTTTGGGGATTGCTGCAATGGCGATCATAATGCTTTCTCTTATGCTGAATATGTATAAAAGCAGAAAGAAAAATATAGCTATTTATACAGGAAGTCTTATTTTGTTCCTGGGTGCTCTGGGTCTCGTACGATCTCAAAAACCGGTGGTTGATGATGTGCTTTATATGGAAGCTATGATACCACATCATTCCATCGCGATTTTAACAAGTAAGAGAGCAGATATAGACGACCCCGAAGTTCGAAAGCTTGCTGATGATATTATAAAAGCGCAGGAAAAAGAGATTGCTGAAATGAAAAGAATGATTAAACGACTGCAGGAAAAATAG
- a CDS encoding efflux RND transporter periplasmic adaptor subunit, whose product MKKILIYTGILIAGLVLGYLFFANSSEEKNTEHEHEQGETETMWTCSMHPQIMQNEPGDCPICGMDLIPADVSADGLSADQFSMTENAMKLANIQTTVVGQLKGTDGEVTLSGKIEVNDDQNAAMPAHFDGRVEKLYVNTVGDKVGMGQTIASIYSPELVAAQQELITAVKLKNSQPQLYKAVRNKFKNWKISESMLDEIESSGEVRTSWPIHSHVTGTVTEIMVEEGAHVIDGMPIFKVSNLNSVWAVFDAYESQISNLKEGQNLDISVNAIPNENFSGKISFIDPILNNDSRTVEIRVVLNNRNNQLKPGMFVQAETEAAASSKGKSLEVPKSSVMWTGERSLVYVKTSATEPVFEMREVKLGNSSGETYQVLEGLSEGEEIVTNGTFTVDAAAQLQGKSSMMNQKVALKSEKGMEMKLSEEFQAEFNEILNAYFELKDALVASKADKTSEKASELLQKVSKIKIEGSSQMLAGHWGKVTEMLEAISQNDDLENQRAHFRILSQQMIMIAQNLQNLDKTIYVQHCPMANSNKGADWLSQSSEVRNPYYGEAMLSCGEVTLEIK is encoded by the coding sequence ATGAAAAAAATACTCATATATACTGGAATTCTGATCGCAGGCCTTGTGCTGGGCTATCTTTTCTTTGCTAATTCTTCAGAAGAAAAAAATACAGAACACGAGCACGAACAGGGAGAAACTGAAACTATGTGGACATGTTCCATGCATCCCCAAATTATGCAGAATGAACCTGGTGATTGCCCTATTTGTGGGATGGATCTAATTCCGGCCGATGTTAGTGCAGACGGTCTAAGTGCTGACCAATTCAGCATGACCGAAAATGCCATGAAACTGGCCAATATTCAAACTACCGTTGTTGGCCAGTTAAAGGGAACCGATGGAGAGGTAACTCTTTCAGGAAAGATCGAAGTGAATGATGATCAAAATGCAGCCATGCCTGCTCATTTTGACGGGAGAGTTGAAAAATTATATGTGAATACCGTTGGAGATAAAGTGGGCATGGGGCAAACCATTGCCAGTATTTATTCCCCGGAACTGGTAGCAGCACAGCAAGAGTTGATTACCGCTGTAAAACTGAAAAATTCTCAACCACAATTATATAAAGCGGTACGTAATAAATTTAAAAACTGGAAAATTAGCGAATCTATGCTGGATGAGATCGAGAGCTCAGGAGAGGTTCGTACTTCATGGCCTATCCATTCTCATGTAACCGGAACAGTAACTGAAATAATGGTGGAAGAAGGAGCACATGTTATAGATGGAATGCCCATTTTCAAAGTTTCAAATCTTAATTCTGTTTGGGCGGTTTTCGATGCGTATGAATCGCAGATCTCGAATTTAAAGGAAGGACAGAACCTGGATATCTCTGTAAACGCAATCCCCAATGAAAATTTCAGCGGAAAAATATCTTTTATAGATCCTATTCTGAATAATGATTCCAGAACTGTTGAGATTCGGGTGGTTTTGAATAACCGCAATAATCAGCTAAAACCCGGAATGTTTGTGCAGGCAGAAACGGAAGCTGCTGCTAGTTCTAAAGGCAAAAGCCTGGAAGTTCCAAAAAGTTCGGTAATGTGGACGGGCGAACGCTCTTTGGTCTATGTAAAAACGAGTGCCACAGAACCAGTTTTTGAAATGAGAGAAGTGAAGCTGGGTAATTCCAGTGGCGAAACCTATCAGGTGCTTGAAGGTTTAAGTGAGGGAGAAGAGATAGTAACCAACGGAACATTTACCGTGGATGCCGCAGCCCAACTTCAGGGGAAATCCAGTATGATGAATCAAAAAGTAGCATTAAAATCTGAAAAAGGAATGGAGATGAAACTTTCCGAAGAATTTCAGGCTGAATTTAATGAAATTCTGAATGCTTATTTTGAATTAAAGGATGCACTGGTAGCTTCTAAGGCCGATAAAACTTCAGAAAAAGCTTCAGAATTGCTTCAAAAGGTGAGTAAGATCAAGATTGAGGGATCTTCACAAATGCTTGCCGGGCACTGGGGAAAGGTCACAGAAATGTTGGAGGCCATTTCACAAAATGATGATCTGGAAAATCAGAGGGCGCATTTCAGAATACTTTCTCAGCAAATGATCATGATCGCTCAAAATTTGCAAAATCTGGATAAAACAATCTACGTACAGCACTGCCCAATGGCCAATAGTAATAAAGGAGCTGACTGGTTGAGCCAGTCTTCTGAGGTTAGAAATCCATATTATGGGGAGGCAATGTTATCCTGCGGGGAAGTAACTTTAGAAATTAAATAA
- a CDS encoding efflux RND transporter permease subunit has product MLNKSIKYLIENKLITFILLAVLVGWGIINSPFNWDTGLLPSDPVAVDAIPDIGENQQIIFTEWAGRSPQDIEDQITYPLTTSLLGIPGLKTIRSSSMFGFSSIYIIFEEDVEFYWSRSRILEKLNSLPENLLPDGVSPTLGPDATGLGQIFWYTLEGRDKEGNLTGGWDLQELRSIQDYYVKYALSGASGVSEVASIGGYVQEYQIDVNPEMMRQYGIGLNEIVMAVKESNREIGAQTLEINKAEYLVRGLGYVKSIEDIENAVVTSEDYTSIRIKDIANVSMGPASRRGILDKEGAEVVGGVVVARYGANPMEVINNVKAEINEIASGLPSKTLKDRTESQLTIVPFYDRTELIEETLGTLNEALTMEILITILVIIIMVFNLRASILISGLLPIAVLMVFISMKIFGVAANIVALSGIAIAIGTMVDMGIILSENIIRHLDMKDDRPINQLVYEATAEVSGAILTAVLTTIISFIPVFTMVGAEGKLFRPLAFTKTMALVSSILVALFLIPPIAAILFKKRNFRKEVGYIFPGILIIIGITAIVLGYWLGLALIAFGVIDLLLKFDKIDEGQSKLFKIGVVVFTIVLLLSVYWRPLGLQNSILLNLIFVAGISFGLLAIFYLFQKYYARILTWTLENKLLFLAIPTAIIILGLFIMKNTGKEFMPSLNEGSFLLMPTSLPHSGVEENKRVLQQLDMAVASLPEIETVVGKAGRTESALDPAPLSMYENIIQYKTEYMENEHGEKQQYRVNKDGLFILKNGKLAANPNSEAENIEDYKNSLVSNPLKLNSNQLIPDDDGEYFRNWRREIKTPDDIWNEISRVTKLPGVTSAPKLQPIETRLIMLQTGMRAPMGIKVQGQDLKQIQEFGMKLEDLLKQAEGVKDEAVFADRIVGKPYLLIDIKREKLVRYGISIDDVQQVLQVAIGGMQLSETVEGRERYGIRVRYPRELRTSPEDIKDIYVPVEGGTPVPLGELVEIKYEKGPQVIKSENTFLTGYVLFDKLDGFAEVNVVENAQALIQDKIESGELKVPAGIKYRFTGNYENQLRAEKTLSLVVPLSLLIIFLILYFQFKSVSTSLMVFAGIAVAFGGGFIMIWFYGQDWFMNFSLFGENIRQLFQIKAINLSVAVWVGFIALFGIASDDGVVMATYLSQTFRENDPDNKMQIRQSVIEAGEKRIRPCLMTTATTILALLPILTSTGRGSDIMIPMAIPAFGGMLIALITLFVVPVLFSWRKESKLRVKSDKQKVNS; this is encoded by the coding sequence ATGCTGAATAAAAGCATCAAATATTTAATAGAGAACAAACTCATCACCTTTATACTTCTTGCAGTATTGGTTGGCTGGGGAATCATAAATTCGCCTTTCAATTGGGATACAGGTTTGTTGCCCAGTGATCCAGTGGCCGTGGATGCCATCCCCGATATTGGTGAAAATCAACAGATCATTTTTACGGAGTGGGCAGGCCGTTCCCCTCAGGATATCGAAGACCAGATCACCTATCCGCTTACCACCAGTTTGTTGGGTATTCCCGGATTGAAAACCATTCGTAGTTCTTCCATGTTTGGGTTCTCCAGTATCTATATCATTTTTGAAGAAGATGTAGAATTCTACTGGAGCCGTAGCCGAATTCTGGAAAAGCTAAATTCCTTACCTGAAAATTTGTTACCTGATGGTGTAAGTCCAACCCTGGGACCAGATGCTACAGGACTAGGGCAAATCTTCTGGTATACACTGGAAGGTCGGGATAAAGAGGGAAATTTAACCGGCGGTTGGGATCTTCAGGAATTGCGAAGTATTCAGGATTATTATGTGAAATATGCCCTTTCCGGAGCTAGCGGTGTTTCAGAAGTTGCGAGTATCGGTGGTTATGTTCAGGAATACCAGATCGATGTTAACCCGGAAATGATGAGACAATATGGGATTGGTCTCAATGAGATCGTGATGGCGGTGAAAGAAAGCAATCGTGAGATTGGTGCGCAAACTCTGGAAATCAATAAAGCAGAATACCTGGTACGCGGACTCGGCTATGTAAAATCTATCGAAGATATTGAAAATGCTGTGGTCACTTCTGAAGATTATACCTCTATAAGAATTAAAGATATCGCAAATGTTTCTATGGGGCCTGCATCGCGAAGAGGAATTTTGGACAAGGAAGGAGCTGAGGTTGTTGGTGGAGTAGTGGTGGCCCGTTATGGCGCCAACCCTATGGAAGTGATCAATAATGTGAAAGCAGAGATCAATGAAATAGCTTCAGGATTACCCTCCAAAACATTAAAAGACAGAACAGAATCTCAATTAACAATTGTTCCTTTTTATGATCGTACAGAGCTTATTGAGGAAACACTGGGCACGCTAAATGAAGCTTTGACCATGGAGATCCTAATCACTATTTTGGTGATAATCATTATGGTTTTCAACTTAAGGGCATCCATATTAATTTCAGGATTATTACCGATAGCAGTGCTTATGGTGTTTATTTCCATGAAAATTTTTGGGGTCGCCGCGAATATTGTGGCGCTATCGGGAATAGCGATTGCTATTGGTACGATGGTGGATATGGGAATTATTCTTTCTGAAAATATCATCAGGCACCTGGATATGAAAGATGACCGGCCTATTAATCAATTGGTGTATGAAGCCACGGCAGAAGTTTCCGGAGCAATCTTAACAGCAGTGCTTACTACCATCATTAGTTTTATTCCCGTTTTCACGATGGTGGGAGCTGAAGGTAAATTGTTCAGACCGCTGGCATTTACAAAAACCATGGCCCTGGTATCTTCTATTTTAGTAGCGCTATTCCTCATACCACCAATCGCTGCCATTCTTTTCAAAAAGCGAAATTTTAGAAAAGAAGTCGGTTATATTTTTCCCGGAATTTTGATCATTATCGGGATAACAGCTATTGTTCTTGGTTACTGGCTTGGTCTTGCTTTGATCGCTTTTGGAGTGATCGATCTGCTTTTGAAATTTGATAAGATAGATGAAGGTCAAAGCAAATTATTTAAAATCGGGGTTGTTGTTTTTACTATAGTGCTTTTACTGTCGGTGTACTGGAGACCGCTGGGACTTCAAAACAGTATATTACTGAATCTCATTTTTGTTGCAGGAATAAGTTTCGGACTTTTAGCAATATTCTATCTATTCCAGAAGTATTATGCAAGGATCTTAACCTGGACGCTGGAAAATAAATTGCTATTTCTTGCAATTCCAACGGCGATCATAATTCTCGGGCTTTTTATCATGAAGAATACCGGAAAGGAATTTATGCCGTCGCTAAACGAGGGTTCATTTTTATTGATGCCAACTTCTTTACCGCATTCTGGAGTTGAAGAGAATAAAAGAGTCTTGCAGCAACTGGATATGGCGGTGGCGAGTTTACCCGAAATCGAAACAGTGGTGGGTAAAGCTGGTCGCACCGAGTCTGCTTTAGATCCGGCACCATTGTCTATGTATGAGAATATCATTCAGTATAAAACTGAATACATGGAAAACGAGCATGGCGAAAAACAACAATATCGTGTCAATAAGGATGGTTTGTTTATCCTGAAAAATGGAAAACTGGCAGCAAATCCAAATTCTGAAGCTGAAAATATTGAAGACTATAAAAATTCTTTAGTGAGCAATCCGCTGAAATTAAATTCAAATCAGCTAATCCCGGATGACGATGGTGAATATTTCAGAAATTGGCGCCGGGAGATAAAAACACCTGATGATATCTGGAATGAGATATCCAGAGTAACCAAATTGCCGGGAGTGACCTCAGCTCCAAAATTGCAGCCTATAGAAACACGGTTGATCATGCTGCAAACCGGGATGCGGGCACCTATGGGTATTAAAGTACAGGGGCAGGATCTAAAACAAATCCAGGAATTCGGGATGAAGCTTGAAGATCTTCTAAAACAGGCTGAAGGAGTTAAGGATGAAGCGGTATTTGCCGACAGGATTGTTGGAAAACCATATTTACTAATTGATATCAAACGGGAAAAGCTTGTGCGTTATGGGATTTCCATAGACGATGTGCAACAGGTCTTACAGGTGGCTATTGGTGGAATGCAGTTAAGTGAAACCGTGGAAGGTCGTGAACGCTACGGAATTCGTGTTCGTTACCCCAGGGAACTTCGTACAAGTCCCGAAGATATCAAAGATATTTATGTGCCTGTTGAAGGAGGTACGCCTGTTCCCCTGGGAGAATTGGTAGAAATTAAATATGAAAAAGGCCCGCAAGTAATTAAAAGTGAAAACACCTTTTTAACCGGATATGTACTTTTTGATAAACTGGATGGTTTTGCGGAAGTGAATGTGGTGGAAAATGCACAGGCATTAATTCAGGATAAAATTGAGTCAGGAGAATTAAAAGTTCCGGCAGGAATCAAATATCGGTTTACCGGAAATTATGAAAATCAGCTTCGTGCTGAAAAAACACTTTCTCTGGTAGTCCCATTATCCTTATTGATCATTTTCCTGATCCTCTATTTCCAGTTCAAATCTGTTTCCACCTCTTTGATGGTATTTGCAGGAATTGCCGTGGCTTTTGGAGGCGGATTTATAATGATCTGGTTCTATGGCCAGGATTGGTTCATGAATTTCAGTCTTTTTGGAGAAAACATAAGGCAGTTATTTCAGATTAAAGCGATCAATCTAAGCGTTGCGGTATGGGTAGGATTTATAGCCCTTTTTGGTATCGCAAGTGATGATGGTGTAGTAATGGCTACTTATCTCTCGCAAACTTTTAGGGAAAATGACCCCGATAATAAAATGCAGATCAGGCAATCGGTGATCGAAGCCGGAGAAAAGCGAATTCGTCCTTGTTTAATGACCACTGCTACAACCATTCTTGCATTATTGCCAATATTAACCTCTACAGGAAGAGGGAGCGATATTATGATCCCTATGGCAATCCCTGCTTTTGGCGGAATGCTTATCGCATTGATTACCTTATTTGTTGTACCGGTGTTGTTTAGTTGGCGGAAAGAAAGTAAGTTGAGAGTGAAGAGTGATAAACAAAAAGTGAATAGTTGA
- a CDS encoding four-helix bundle copper-binding protein, translating to MRNEKLIKTLGNCINHCNYCADACLDEDNVKMMKDCIRTDRVCAEVCSTLNQVLATNYKDVQGLVEYCMKVCQACADECGKHDHQHCQDCAKACRECAEACEAYLA from the coding sequence ATGAGAAATGAGAAGTTAATTAAAACGCTTGGAAATTGCATTAACCATTGTAATTATTGTGCAGATGCCTGTCTGGATGAAGACAATGTAAAAATGATGAAAGATTGTATAAGAACCGACCGGGTTTGTGCTGAGGTTTGTTCTACACTAAACCAGGTGCTGGCAACGAATTATAAGGACGTGCAGGGACTAGTAGAATACTGCATGAAAGTTTGCCAGGCTTGTGCAGATGAATGTGGAAAACACGACCATCAGCACTGCCAGGATTGCGCAAAAGCATGTAGAGAATGCGCAGAAGCCTGTGAAGCATATCTTGCATAA
- a CDS encoding PepSY domain-containing protein has product MIKRKTALNIRKAHRYLGIFIGLQFIMWTVSGLYFSWTDLDEIHGDHFKKEMPVHSSFSNLKSPTVLDPTLEVSSVKLQEISGTPFYYINDEILMDARSGEKIAEINEQQALDIASRYMRADLEISGIKKVTETGKHHEYRGNLLPAYVISYNTDENLKAYVGALTGNFKSVRHRDWRWFDFLWMTHTMDYEGRDDFNNLLLRSFSLMGLITVLSGFLLWYISSPTIRKIVQPKKKSKK; this is encoded by the coding sequence ATGATCAAACGAAAAACAGCTCTTAATATAAGGAAAGCTCATCGCTATCTGGGGATATTTATCGGTTTACAATTTATAATGTGGACGGTAAGCGGACTCTATTTTAGCTGGACAGATCTCGATGAAATTCATGGCGACCATTTTAAAAAAGAGATGCCAGTTCATTCATCTTTTTCAAACCTTAAAAGTCCCACAGTGCTAGATCCTACGCTGGAAGTAAGCTCTGTGAAACTTCAGGAGATTTCAGGGACCCCTTTTTATTATATAAATGATGAGATCCTGATGGATGCGCGCTCCGGAGAAAAGATAGCGGAAATCAATGAGCAGCAGGCACTAGATATAGCCTCAAGATATATGAGAGCAGACCTTGAGATTTCCGGAATTAAAAAGGTTACTGAAACCGGTAAGCATCACGAATATCGTGGGAATTTGTTGCCAGCCTATGTAATTTCATATAATACAGATGAAAATCTTAAGGCTTACGTAGGAGCCTTAACCGGAAATTTTAAAAGTGTTCGGCATAGGGATTGGCGCTGGTTTGATTTTTTATGGATGACGCATACCATGGATTATGAAGGAAGAGATGATTTTAACAATTTGCTGCTTAGAAGTTTTTCACTGATGGGGCTAATTACCGTCTTAAGTGGTTTTCTTCTTTGGTATATATCTTCACCCACCATTAGAAAAATTGTCCAGCCGAAAAAAAAGAGTAAAAAATAA
- a CDS encoding DUF3347 domain-containing protein — MKMKVRSLITMSLVAGSLMMVSCGDEKKEKNEEVSHEEHEMNDHSKGMHAEETMEAETAKFSDEAVQQAFDEYLAVKDALVRTDASASRKSAQNLQNTLKQTQPEVAEIASKIVATEDVNKQRELFSELTAAMEPILKEAISSGKIYKQFCPMAFEGKGDYWYSSSEEIRNPYFGDKMLKCGRVDETIM; from the coding sequence ATGAAAATGAAAGTAAGAAGTTTAATAACGATGAGTCTGGTTGCAGGTAGTTTAATGATGGTTTCCTGTGGAGATGAGAAAAAAGAAAAGAATGAAGAAGTTTCTCATGAAGAGCATGAAATGAATGATCATTCTAAAGGGATGCATGCTGAAGAAACTATGGAAGCAGAAACAGCTAAGTTCAGTGACGAAGCGGTGCAACAGGCATTTGATGAATATCTGGCTGTAAAGGATGCGCTGGTTAGAACAGATGCTTCGGCAAGCAGAAAATCGGCACAAAATTTACAAAATACGCTAAAGCAAACGCAACCTGAAGTTGCGGAGATTGCAAGTAAAATTGTAGCGACGGAGGATGTAAATAAGCAAAGAGAATTGTTTTCAGAATTAACTGCTGCGATGGAACCGATACTAAAAGAAGCGATTTCTTCCGGTAAAATTTATAAGCAATTCTGCCCAATGGCATTTGAAGGAAAAGGGGATTACTGGTATTCTTCGTCAGAAGAGATCAGAAATCCGTATTTTGGAGATAAGATGCTGAAATGTGGTAGAGTAGATGAGACGATTATGTAA
- a CDS encoding AraC family transcriptional regulator, translated as MEEHKIHIKNVVCQRCIITVGDILDNLAIPYTEINLGEAILKRDLSISEKNKLGKEFEKVGFEIIQDRNERLINTIKSFLIEEVYSNDPSNEKLSSILTRELNYDYSHITHIFSESEGQSIQKFYNAIRIERVKELLNYDENSIAMIADTLGYSTPAYLSTSFKKATGFTPSEYKNMQIKDRINLDSV; from the coding sequence ATGGAAGAACATAAAATTCATATAAAAAATGTGGTATGCCAGAGGTGTATCATAACCGTTGGAGATATACTTGATAACCTTGCTATTCCTTATACCGAAATAAATCTTGGAGAAGCGATCCTGAAACGAGACCTAAGTATTTCAGAAAAAAATAAGCTGGGAAAAGAATTTGAAAAAGTAGGTTTTGAGATCATCCAGGATCGTAATGAAAGACTTATTAATACTATTAAATCTTTTCTTATTGAAGAGGTGTATTCCAACGATCCTTCCAATGAGAAACTTTCCAGTATTTTAACCAGGGAGTTGAATTATGACTACAGTCATATAACTCATATTTTTAGCGAAAGTGAGGGGCAGAGCATTCAGAAATTTTATAATGCCATTCGTATAGAAAGGGTTAAGGAACTTTTGAATTATGATGAAAACAGCATTGCGATGATTGCAGATACGCTTGGATATTCTACACCCGCGTACCTTTCTACTTCCTTTAAAAAGGCGACGGGTTTTACTCCATCAGAATATAAGAATATGCAAATCAAGGATAGGATTAATCTTGATTCTGTTTAA